Sequence from the Aromatoleum petrolei genome:
CCGCCTATGCAGCGGCAATGGTGAATCTGTCCACCCCGCGCCTGACCCGCACGCTCCAGGCCGCGCTGGCGAAGCAGGCGCCGCCGCGCAGCGGCATGTTCCGCCCGAAGATGCGCTACGCCCACCAGGGCGGCAACAACCCGCCGGTCGTGGTGATCCACGGCGCGGCCCTGGATCAGGTGCCCGCGTCCTACGTACGGTTTCTGGAACGCACCTTCATGGAAGCGTTCAAATTGCAGGGCACGCCCTTGCGGATACAATTCCGCACCTCGCACAATCCGTATATCGGGAAAGATTAGTTTCCAACTCCGCACCGGGATCGATTGTTTGTACGAATGTGGCAGTGCAACATGAAATCCTTTACATTCACAATAAAACGCAGCCTCGAGGTTTGAAAATGAGCAACAAAGGGCAACTTCTACAAGACCCGTTCCTGAACACCCTGCGCAGGGAGCATGTCCCCGTGGCCATCTATCTGGTCAACGGCATCAAGCTGCAAGGCCAGATTGAATCCTTCGATCAGTACGTCGTGCTGCTGAAGAACACCGTCACCCAGATGGTGTACAAGCACGCGATCTCGACCGTCGTGCCCGCACGTCCGGTCAACATCCAGCAACAGGACTCGGGTGACGGCAATAGCTGATTCCCGCGGGCGCCCCATGGACGCCAAGTTCCTCCATGTTTGAGCGCCCCGATGCCGGTGAGCGCGCGGTACTTGTCCAGCTCGACCTGAACCAGGGCGCGCTGGACGAGCGCCTTTCCGAACTCAAGCTGCTTGCGCTCAGTGCCGGCGCGAGCGTCGAGGCGGTCATCGGCGGCCGCCGCGCGCGGCCCGATCCGGCGCTTTTCGCCGGACGCGGCAAGGTCGACGAGATCGCCGAGACACTGCGTGTCCATGATGCCGATTTCGTCATCTTCAACCACGCGCTGTCGCCCGCGCAGCAGCGCAATCTCGAGCGCAGCTTGCAGTGCCGCGTCGTCGATCGCACGGCGCTGATCCTCGACATCTTCGCGCAGCGTGCGCGCAGCCACGAGGGCAAGCTGCAGGTCGAGCTCGCACAGCTCGACCACCTTTCGACCCGCCTCGTGCGCGGCTGGACCCACCTCGAGCGGCAGAAGGGCGGTATCGGCCTGCGCGGTCCGGGCGAAACCCAGCTCGAGACTGACCGCCGGCTGCTAGGAAAGCGCGTCAAGGTGCTCAAGGAGCGTCTCGCGCAGATCGAGAAGCAGCGCCGCGTGCGCCGCCGCGGGCGCGAAGCGCACAATGTGCTGTCGGTGTCGCTCGTCGGTTACACCAATGCCGGCAAGTCGACGCTGTTCAATTCGCTGACGAAGGCCGGGGCGTATGCGGCCGACCAGCTCTTCGCGACCCTGGACACGACCTCGCGCCGGCTCTATGTGGGCGAGGGGAGCAATGTCGTGCTCTCCGACACCGTGGGCTTCATCCGTGACCTGCCGCACGCGCTGGTCGCTGCCTTCCATGCAACGCTCGAGGAAACGGCGAACGCGGATCTGCTGCTGCATGTCGTAGACTCCGCGAGCGAGGACCGTGAGGCGCAGATCGAGGCCGTCAACGGGGTGCTCGCCGAGATCGGTGCAGGTGCCGTGCCGCAGATCATGGTCATGAACAAGATCGACCTGACCCGCGCCGAGCACGGGGTTCAGCGGGACGAGTATGGTAAGATCGTGCGCGTTTTTCTGAGCGCCAGGACTGGCGAAGGGCTCGGGCTGTTGCGCGAGGCCCTTGCCGAGGCAGCGCGCGATGCAGCGACGGACGCGTCGGCCGATCCCGTCGGGATCGGGCCGCATTTCACCGATAAAGACCCAATTCAAACGTGATTACAGGCGTTCTAATGTCTCTCAACGATCCACGCTGGGGTAACAACCAGGGGAATGGCGACGACAAGCGCGGCGACGACAGGCGCGGTGGCAACCAGGGGCCGCCCGACCTCGAGGACCTGTGGCGCGACTTCAACCAGCGGCTGTCGGGGATGCTCGG
This genomic interval carries:
- the hfq gene encoding RNA chaperone Hfq, which codes for MSNKGQLLQDPFLNTLRREHVPVAIYLVNGIKLQGQIESFDQYVVLLKNTVTQMVYKHAISTVVPARPVNIQQQDSGDGNS
- the hflX gene encoding ribosome rescue GTPase HflX produces the protein MFERPDAGERAVLVQLDLNQGALDERLSELKLLALSAGASVEAVIGGRRARPDPALFAGRGKVDEIAETLRVHDADFVIFNHALSPAQQRNLERSLQCRVVDRTALILDIFAQRARSHEGKLQVELAQLDHLSTRLVRGWTHLERQKGGIGLRGPGETQLETDRRLLGKRVKVLKERLAQIEKQRRVRRRGREAHNVLSVSLVGYTNAGKSTLFNSLTKAGAYAADQLFATLDTTSRRLYVGEGSNVVLSDTVGFIRDLPHALVAAFHATLEETANADLLLHVVDSASEDREAQIEAVNGVLAEIGAGAVPQIMVMNKIDLTRAEHGVQRDEYGKIVRVFLSARTGEGLGLLREALAEAARDAATDASADPVGIGPHFTDKDPIQT